A genomic region of Arachis hypogaea cultivar Tifrunner chromosome 5, arahy.Tifrunner.gnm2.J5K5, whole genome shotgun sequence contains the following coding sequences:
- the LOC112801684 gene encoding rhamnogalacturonan I rhamnosyltransferase 1, whose product MMFSKVIYEDQPELEDDGTKEKPYGKMKFVAVIKAEIFKSLVNGGVLKAEKFKSLLHDGYNGSEKLRFLLMVARKKSSWKVWVLRIAYLVLLWTILVQFKDIIGDMVTPTSFKTRSSLTTVASLSPQRTYENNGYLMVSSNGGLNQMRAGICDMVAIARYMNVTLIVPELDNTSFWNDYSQFADIFDVDYFIDSLRDEVRILRELPPEQKHKVESQSLYSMPPISWSNMTYYYEVIIPRMKTYEVVHFTKSDARLANNGIPDEVQKLRCRANYHALRFTPPIEKLAKKIVDILRSRGPFLSLHLRYEMDMIAFSGCNEGCTHEEIDELTKMRYAYPWWKEKEIDSEKKRLDGLCPLTPEETALTLRALGIDRNIQVYIAAGDIYKYEKRMEMLHDSFPNLVKKETLLGASELDPFRNHSNRMAALDYYVSIESDIFVPSYRGNMAKLVEGHRRYLGYKKTILLDKKSLVELIDLYKNGTIGWNEFSNSVKEAHADRVGGPTSRSVVPGKPKLEDYFYTNPQECIQQ is encoded by the exons atgatgTTTAGCAAGGTCATTTATGAGGATCAACCGGAGCTAGAGGACGACGGCACGAAGGAGAAGCCATACGGAAAGATGAAATTCGTTGCGGTTATTAAGGCAGAGATTTTCAAGAGCTTGGTGAACGGAGGGGTGTTGAAGGCTGAGAAATTCAAGAGTTTGTTGCATGATGGATATAATGGTAGTGAGAAACTCAGGTTCCTCCTTATGGTTGCAAGAAAGAAATCTTCATGGAAGGTTTGGGTGCTTAGAATTGCGTATTTGGTTCTTCTTTGGACCATCTTGGTGCaattcaaggacatcattggAGACATGGTTACACCTACGTCCTTTAAGACTCGCTCCTCACTCACCACCGTCGCCTCGCTCTCCCCACAAA GGActtatgagaataatgggtatCTAATGGTTTCTTCAAATGGAGGATTGAATCAAATGCGAGCAGGA ATATGTGATATGGTGGCCATTGCAAGATATATGAATGTGACACTAATTGTTCCTGAATTGGATAATACCTCCTTTTGGAATGACTATAG CCAATTTGCAGATATATTTGATGTTGATTATTTCATCGATTCTTTGAGAGATGAAGTTCGGATATTGAGAGAACTGCCTCCTGAACAGAAGCACAAAGTGGAATCACAGTCCCTCTATTCCATGCCACCCATTAGTTGGTCTAATATGACATATTACTATGAAGTG ATTATCCCTCGGATGAAAACATATGAGGTGGTACACTTCACAAAATCAGATGCAAGGCTTGCAAACAATGGAATCCCAGACGAAGTTCAGAAACTAAGATGCCGTGCAAACTACCATGCGTTGAGATTTACTCCCCCAATTGAGAAATTGGCAAAGAAGATCGTTGACATTCTTAGGTCCAGAGGCCCTTTCTTATCACTTCATCTTCGATATGAAATGGATATGATTGCTTTCTCCGGTTGCAATGAGGGTTGCACTCACGAAGAGATTGATGAACTAACCAAAATGAG GTATGCTTATCCATGGTGGAAAGAGAAGGAGATAGATTCAGAGAAGAAAAGGTTAGATGGCCTGTGCCCTCTTACTCCTGAGGAAACAGCTCTAACACTTCGTGCATTGGGCATTGATCGCAACATTCAAGTTTATATTGCTGCTGGTGATATATACAAATATGAGAAAAGAATGGAAATGCTCCACGACTCCTTCCCAAATTTG GTGAAGAAGGAGACATTATTGGGAGCCTCCGAACTTGACCCTTTCCGGAACCATTCAAACCGAATGGCTGCATTGGACTACTATGTGTCAATAGAAAGTGATATATTTGTTCCATCATACAGAGGCAACATGGCAAAACTCGTTGAAGGACACAGAAG GTATTTGgggtacaagaaaacaattctttTAGACAAAAAATCCCTGGTTGAGCTGATAGACCTGTACAAGAATGGAACAATAGGGTGGAACGAGTTCTCCAATTCAGTGAAGGAAGCACACGCAGACCGCGTTGGGGGCCCCACTTCAAGATCTGTGGTCCCAGGCAAACCCAAGTTAGAGGACTATTTCTACACAAACCCACAAGAGTGCATTCAGCAAtaa